The following nucleotide sequence is from Prosthecobacter sp..
AGGTCCGCATCATTGCCGCGAGCGGCGTGAATGCCAACGGCATGGAGGCCAAGGCCGTCAACGCTGGCGTCAAACACTTCATCCCCAAGCCCTACACCGCCGAAACCCTGCTGAAAACACTGTGCTGCACACTGGGAGCCTGACTCACGCCATCACTTCCAGCAGCATCTTCTGGATGTTATTCTTCCCAGATTTCGGAAACGGACGCGGCATCGGTTGGGCGATGTCATTCGCATCAATCGTTCGGCAGCGCAGCTCGTAGCTGCCAGGGGCGATTTTGAGCGGTTTCGCAGCCCAGCGGCAGAGCGTGTGGCGCAGCGGCCATTCACGCGGCTTTTTCGTGACAGGATCAAACTGCGCTGGATGCAACGGCGCGCTTTTGAAGCCCGCAATCGTCGTGCCATCAAAGGGAACGATCTGCGCGTCCTGCCACGGAGCTTTGGTGAAGTGAGGATCATTCGCAGGAAGTGGCTCGCGCACATCGCGCAGCCAGAACTGCACCTTTTTCAGGCCGGAGATGCCGATCTGGGCGTTGCCGTGGATGGTGTAGGCGTCGCTGACGCTGATTTTGCCGGGCAGATCGGCGAAGCGGGCAAAGGTCTTGAGCCAACTGTTGATGTCGTTGTTGCCGTTCGCATAGGTGTCGTCGGACTGATGCGCGTTGGTGAAGCCGACGCGCTGCAGCCACTTCACCGATTTAAAACCATACGCCTCCGGCACAATCATGCGCACGGGACCGCCGCGTTCACCGGTGAGGAATTCGCCGTTGAGCTTGTAGCAGAGAATCACCGGCAGTTCGCCCGGCGAATCTTCAAAGACGCGGTTCATCGGCAGGTAGCATTTGAACATCTGCTTCGGATCCTCGTTGTGATGACCGTGATACCAGACGTGGCGCAGATTTTCGACCGGACCACAGTGCCAAAGCACATCGCGCAACGGCACGCCCTCCCACAGCCCATGACCGAGCGGATCGGCGAGGTTGTTGCAGGTGATGACCTTCAAATAACTCACCGCCTTCGTCTTCGCGATCTCCATCAGCTTGTCGAACGTGAGAGCGGTGCCGTTGCTGCGCAGCATGGGGCGCTCGATCTTTGAGTTACTGGCCGGATCGGTGATGATCTCAAGCTGCCACGTCTCGCGCACCATGCCGATCTCGCGTTGTTTCTCGATGGGGAGCTTGTAGGGCAGCGGATTGCCGCGCTCCACGTTGTAAAAATCACCCGAAGGCGTGATGCAGCATCCACCGTCCTCGCACACTGGGCCGGCCTTCTTCCCGGCGGCCTGTACTTCTGCGCTGGTGAACGCCGCAGCCCCTGCGGCGCCGAGTTTGAACAAGTCGCGGCGGCTGAACGATTTCGGTTTCATGGCGACAGATCAAACGGTCGCACCCTGGCTCACTTTGCCTGGAAATAGCCGCGCTGCTTCTCGCTGATGGGCAGGCCGAGCTTTTCCATGACCTTGAGCATGTCTTCCCACACCTGGCGTTTGGCACGAATGCCGTCGCCCATTTTCTCCTCACGCAGGAGATACGATGGATGATAAGTGATCATGGTGGGAATGCCGCTGGTGCTGTGAAAACGACCGCGCAGGCCGCCCACGCTGCCGGGAATACCGAGTCCTTCTGCGGCGGTGGCACCAAGAGCGACGATGACCTGCGGTTTGATGAGATCGATCTCGGTGAGCACGAAGGGCAGGCAGGCGCGCATCTCCTCGGCAGTCGGTTTGCGATTGCCGCTGCCCTGGTTGTCCATCGCGGGGCGGAATTTGCAGATGTTGCTGATGTACACCTGCGGTCGGTCGAGCCCCATCGCCTTGATGATGGCGGTGAGCTTCTGGCCGGCAGGGCCGACAAAAGGCTCGCGCAGTTTTTCCTCCTCCGCGCCCGGTGCTTCGCCCACAAACATCAAAGACGCATGTGGATCGCCCACGGCGAAGACCATCGTCTTGCGCAGACTGTTCATCGCACGCGCTGGCTCCCACGTTTCAGCCAGCGCACGCAGCGCGGCGAGCCTCTCCTCAATCGTATCGCCTGCGACCTCGATCAAATCGACTTTCTTCGTCTCCGCTGGTGGATTCTCGAGAATGCGTCGTGCCGAGGGCGAGGACTCGATGGAGATCGGCTCCGGTTCAGGAATATCCCGCGTTGCAGGTTTGCGGCTAAGTCCCTGCACCTTGTCCAGCGTTCCTGGACGCAGCGGGATGTGCGTCACGCCCTGAAGCTGGCGTTGCTGCAGGTGTTGTTTGAGAAGGCTGGAGGCGGCTGACATGTGGGGAATGACAAATGGAGAGCCGAGCGAAGCGAGACAGACGACTGAAAGGAGCCCGGAGGGTAGCGAAGCGTATCAATGGCGAACGATGCATGAATGTCGAATGCGGAGATGGCCATGCTCGCTGCTGCGCGGTGGTGAATTTTAGCCCTTGCACTTGGCGGCGGAGTCTTAACATCCGCATCAACCATCCACTCACGCCATGAACCGAATCTTCACTCTCGCGGTCAGTGTGCTCCTCATCGTCGTCACCTGCGCCGCAGGAGCCGACAAGTCCAAATCACCGAAACTGCCGGACTACCCGAAGCAGAAGAACATCAACGCCGCCCTCAAGCAGCTCGCCAAGGCCAAGGAACTCGCCAAAGGCAGTGCCAAAGAAGTGGCCGACGCCGTCGTGTATCTCAAAAAAGCCGAGATCCAATTGTCGAAGGACCGGGGCAACAAGCACGGTTCCTTCAAGGAAAGCGCCTACCGTCTCAGCGGTCAGGCTGCCAAGGATCTGGAGAACGGCCTCGCCGACAAGGCCCTGCACAACATCGAGGAGGCCATCGCAGCTACTCACAAGGCTGGCAAGGCCGGGGAGGATTGAAGAGGGTCACGCTCTGCGGCTCAGCCGCATGTCCATCCACACGGCGAGAATCAGCACGACGCCGCGGGCGATGAATTTGCGTTCCGGCGGCACGGACATGAGCGTCATGCCGTTCAGGAGGCAGGCGATGATCAAAGCGCCGAGCAGCACGCCCAAAACGGTGCCGCGTCCGCCGCGCAAGCTCACACCACCGATGACGCAGGCGGCGACGGCATCGAGTTCCATCAGATCACCGACCGTCGTCGTGGATGAACCTGCATATGCGGTCTGCATGAAGCCGGTGATGGCCACGATGGCTCCCATGCCGCTGTAAGCCGCGATGACGGTGCGTTTCATTGGCACGCCGGAAACGAACGCGGCCTCGGTATTGCCTCCGATGGCATACAAATGCCTGCCAAGAGCCGTGTGCTGTGTCACGGCATAAACAATCATCGTTACGCCACCGAGAATGAGCGATGGCAGGGGAATGCCGCGAAACTGGCCGGTGACGAGCACAAACAACGCGATGGCCTGCGCCGTGATGAACAGCCGCATGAAGGCCATCTCCTTGCTGTCCACGGCGAAACCATGCGCGAGGCGGCGTTTGCGGGCGCTGATCGTGGTGAAAACCAACGCGAGCACGAGCACCGCTGCGAGCATCCAGCCGAGATGCACCGGCAGATAATAGGTGGTGAGCAGCGAGTAGAGATTGCTCTGGCCGCCGGGAGCTACGGGCACGGTGGCGTTGTCGATGACGAGCCAGAACAGGCCTTTGAAGATCAACAGCGCCCCAAGAGTGACGATGAACGATGGCATTCGCTCGCGGACGATGAACGCGCCCATCGCCATCCAGATCAGCACGCCGCAGAGCAGGCCCAATCCAAGCGCGGCAGGAGCGGGCAGGTGATGATGAAACACCAGCACGCTCGCAATGCCGCCGAGCAATCCCACGCCGCTGCCCGCGGACAAATCGATGTGTCCTGGCAGCAGGATGAGCAGCATGCCCATCGCCAGCGTGGCGGTGATCGACAGTTCCGTCGCGAGCATCGACAGATTGCGCGCGCCGAGGAACGCCGGTTCCTTGAAGGCAAAGAATGCGACAATCGCGAGCAGCGCGATGGCGATGGGCAGTTCTCGGAAGCGGAAGCTCACAGCGGCTCAGTCTTGGAAGGCAAGGAAGATGCCGATGATGATGAGTGCGATCACAATCGCGATGGTGATCTTCACCCAGCTCAGCGGATACTCGCCGGTGATCTTGCCGGTGGCTCCGTTCACGGCCACCTGGTAGTTTTTCGTGCCGTAGGTGTAAGTGAGCAACCAGACGGGCAGCAGGACGTGCTTGAAGGTCTGGGCGCTGAAGGTGGGGGAGATTTGCAGGTTGCGATGCGTGTCGCCGGGGATCTGGGCGATGCATTGGCTCCGCAGGATGTCATCCATGCGACCGCGTGAATCCTGCGCCGCGTTGATGAGATCGATCTGATACTGCTCCACGACCCAGCCGGAGAGATAGCCGGGATCGTAGGGCAACAAATCCGTCGTGGTGGGAAAGGGCTGGAGCTTTTCGAGCAGGTTCGGATGCACGCCTTTCGACGCAGGCACGAGCACGTCGTCAAAATCAGTGCTCACATGACCTGAGGCATATTCCCAGCGCGTGTGGCGCGTGCGGTTACCCTTGCTGTCGGTCGTGTAGTAATAGTGGCCTGCCTCCGCTTCCCACGGGCATTCGGCATGCGCGTCGAAGGTCCAGTAAGGCAGATACAGACCATGCAGCGTGTCGGTGAGCGCTTTTTGCCCGAGCGCGTTCGGTGCCCAGAAGTGGCTGCCATACCAGCGGCGGATGTCCTCGCGCACCTGGCTCTGCGCGATCTTGAATGGAAGCTGGCTGCCGGGCCGGATCGGCGCACCGACATCGTCCACGGCAAGAATCGCGGGGGAACCGCAGAAGTCGCAGTTCTGCGCCACACGTTTTTCATCGAAAACCGAGATCGCATGACAGCTCTGGCACTTCACGGTCTTGCGCACTGCCGCCCAGCCGCGTTGGTCATCCGGGATGGCTCGCAGCATGGCGACGAGGTCGTTTTCCTCCACCAGAGTGCCGTCAGCCTTCAACTCAGCAGGCGACTCGGTGCCACAGTAGGGACAGACGAGCGCGTGTTTCGACGGCGTCCAGACAGCCTCGGCCCCGCAGGCCGGACAGGCGAATTTTGAAATGGCGGTGACTTCGGACATGGGCGCGATTTACCGGAGAAATGCGCACTCTGTCCATTCCAAAAACCTGGCGAAGAATTTTCCCGGCTTGCCTGACGCGGGCACTTCTGAGCAAAATGCGTTCATGAAAGCAAAACTGCACCTCCCCGCCATCCTGCTTGCCCTTTCCGTGTCTGTTCATGCCGCCACCGTCAAAGACCGCGAGGGCGCGGTGCGTGGTGAGAAGGCAAAGATGGAAAACGACACCCGCTGGAACTGGAGCGACATCGACGGCGGTTTCCGTATGGCCAAAACGACCGGCAAGCCGCTGCTCGTCGTGTTGCGTTGCGTTCCCTGCCTGTCCTGCGCGGGCATCGACGCCAGCGTGCTGCAGGAGCCGGAGTTGGTGCCGCTGCTGGATCAATTCGTCTGCGTCCGCGTCATCAATGCGAACGCACTCGATCTGGCCAAGTTCCAGTTTGATTACGATCTCTCGTTTTCGGCGATCATGTTCAATGGCGACGGCACGATCTACGGTCGCTACGGCTCCTGGCTCCATCAAAAAGACCCGCTGAACAAAACGACGGCCAGTTTCAAAAAGGCGCTCGATGCCACATTGGCGATCCATAAGGACTATCCGGCCAACAAAGCCACGCTCACCGGCAAACAGGGCGGACCCACACCTTACCAGACACCCGTCGAGTTTCCGACGCTCGCCGCCAAGTATCCGAGCAAGCTCGACTGGGAGGGCAAGGTCATGCAAAGCTGCGTTCATTGCCACATGGTCGGCGACGCGTTCCGCGCGCACTATCGCAGCCAGAACAAGCCCGTGCCGGTCGAATGGATCTATCCGCAGCCTTCCACAGAGACACTCGGCATTACACTTGCGACCGATGACATCGCCAAAGTGGAGGCCGTGGCCCCGGATTCACCCGCGGCCAAGGCGGGCGTGCAAACCGGGGACACCTTCACTTCCCTCAACGGTCAGCCGCTCGTTTCCATCGCCGATGTGAGCTGGGTGCTGCATCGCTCGCCGGATTCCGGCTCGATCCCGGCCAAAATTCTCCGTGGTGGCAAAGAAACCGCCCTCATCCTCGATCTCCCTGCCGGCTGGCGCTTGAAGTCGGACATCGGCAAGCGCGCCGGCACCTGGCCCATGCGTGCGATGGCCTTCGGAGGGATGAAGATGGATGACATTGAGGACGCCGAGCGCGGCACCCTCGGCCTCAGCAAGGATCAGATGGCCCTGCGCATCTTCCATGTCGGCCAGTACGGCGAGCATGCGAAGGCCAAGCAGGCGGGTTTCCAAAAAGACGACATCTTGGTCGAGGTCGGCGACCTCAAACAGCGCATCACTGAAAGCGCCATCATCGGCCACCTGCTGCTGCATCACCTGCCGGGAGAAAAACTTCCTGCCGCGGTCATGCGGGGCGGGAAGCGGGTGGAATTGAAGCTGCCGCAGCAGTAATGGAGCGCACGCGTCCCGCGTGCCGTTTCCCACGTCCTCGCGGGAAACCGTTCCCAGCACAAGCGCCAGCGTGACTGGATCATCATTCGCAGGGGGCTAAGCAAATGTCTTGTGCCAAAGCGTTCTTTCCCCGATGCTCGGGCCGCCTCGCTCTCGGGCGGGGTGTTTTTATTCCTTTCTGCGCGGCACCGTAAGGGTGTCCTGCCGGGCTGAATGGAAGATGCCGCGCCTCAACCTTAGCCGAAGGGAATACACCATGGTCATACTTATCGTGAGGGGTTTTGCCCTGCTTGCGCTTGCCTCTGCCACCGTCCTGCACGCGCAGGTGCCACAGCTCATCAGCTACCAGGGCCGCGTCGCCGTGGGCACGATGAACTTCGAGGGCACCGGCCAGTTCAAGTTCGCCCTCATGAATGCGGATGGCAGCACGACCTACTGGAGCAATGACGGCACCAGCACCGCAGGCTCGCAGCCAACCGCTGCCGTCTCGCTCACGGTAACAAAAGGCCTCTACTCCGTACTGCTCGGCGATGCCACGCTGCCCAACATGACCGTCGTGCCCGCCACGGTCTTTACCAACGCCGATGTGCGTCTGCGCGTGTGGTTCAATGACGGCACGAATGGATCGCAGTTGCTCACGCCTGATCAGCGCATTGCGGCGGTGGGTTACGCGATGATGGCAGGCAATGTGCCTGATGGCGCGATCACTTCCGCGAAGCTTGCCAACGGAGCCGTCACATCAACGCAACTCGCCAGCGGAGCCGCCGCTGCCAACCTGGCATCCGGCAATCAAAGCGGTGTGAGCAGCGGCGGCATTGTCCTGTCGGTCGATTCCAGTTCACCCAGCCTGTTGAGTGCCGGCTACACGAAGTTCGGGAACTCAACGATTTCCCTCGGTGAATCCTGGACCGCCACGCAGACCACGGACACGCCGGCTCTAAGAGGCTACCATTGTGCCGTGTGGACTGGCACGGAAATGCTCGTCTGGGGAGGCTACGACGGCAGCTATCTGGACACCGGTGGTCGCTACAATCCCGCGACCAACTCCTGGGCTGCCATGACGCAGACCAATGTGCCAGGCGCGCGGTGGAAGCAGCGTACCGTCTGGACCGGGAGCGAAATGATCGTGTGGGGCGGGAATGCCGGTGCTGCCAGCTTCAACACAGGCGGCCGTTATAATCCTTCCACCGATGTCTGGACCGCCACGTCCACCACCAATGCGCCAAGCAATGGCCGAACCCAGAACAGCGCCGTGTGGACTGGCACGGAAATGATTGTCTGGGGTGGCAGCAGCAGCGGCCCCACTTTTCACAACACCGGTGCCCGTTACAATCCGTCCACCGATGTCTGGACTGCCATGTCCACCACCAACGCGCCGGTTGCGCGTTATCAGCATTATGCCGTGTGGACGGGAACTGAGATGATTGTCTGGGGCGGTGGCACGGGTGCGCTTTACTATAACGATGGTGCCCGTTACAATCCAACGACGGATACTTGGAGCGCGCCCATTGCTACAAGCAATGCACCGAGCGCGCGAAGAGACTCACTTCCCATAGCGGTGTGGACTGGCAACGAGATGATCGTGTGGGGCGGCTATGACGGCACTTACCTCGGTGACGGCGCCCGCTACAATCCAACGACGGACATCTGGGTGCCGCTGTCGGCGACCGCTGCGCCCTCAGGTCGTGCGAATCACGGTGCTGTGTGGACCGGGGACAAAATGATCGTGTGGGGCGGCTTTGGCGGCTCCCGCGTTTCCACCGGTGCGTATTACACGCCCACCTCTGATGCATGGACGGCCACCTCCACTTCGAATCTCGCTGCGAGAGCCGACCACACGATGGTGTGGACCGGCAGTGAAGGGATTGTTTGGGGCGGGACCAGCAGCGGCAGTTATTTCTCCGATGGCTCGCGGCTGACACCCGCCAGAATCTTTTATCTCTACCAGCGGAACTGAGTCATCACTGCGGCGCACCTTTTTACCACGCCATGAAAACACACGCTGCGTTTTTCCTCGCACTGCTCACGCTCACCGCCCACGCCGATCCGCGCACCAG
It contains:
- a CDS encoding uracil-DNA glycosylase translates to MSAASSLLKQHLQQRQLQGVTHIPLRPGTLDKVQGLSRKPATRDIPEPEPISIESSPSARRILENPPAETKKVDLIEVAGDTIEERLAALRALAETWEPARAMNSLRKTMVFAVGDPHASLMFVGEAPGAEEEKLREPFVGPAGQKLTAIIKAMGLDRPQVYISNICKFRPAMDNQGSGNRKPTAEEMRACLPFVLTEIDLIKPQVIVALGATAAEGLGIPGSVGGLRGRFHSTSGIPTMITYHPSYLLREEKMGDGIRAKRQVWEDMLKVMEKLGLPISEKQRGYFQAK
- a CDS encoding molybdopterin-dependent oxidoreductase; the protein is MKPKSFSRRDLFKLGAAGAAAFTSAEVQAAGKKAGPVCEDGGCCITPSGDFYNVERGNPLPYKLPIEKQREIGMVRETWQLEIITDPASNSKIERPMLRSNGTALTFDKLMEIAKTKAVSYLKVITCNNLADPLGHGLWEGVPLRDVLWHCGPVENLRHVWYHGHHNEDPKQMFKCYLPMNRVFEDSPGELPVILCYKLNGEFLTGERGGPVRMIVPEAYGFKSVKWLQRVGFTNAHQSDDTYANGNNDINSWLKTFARFADLPGKISVSDAYTIHGNAQIGISGLKKVQFWLRDVREPLPANDPHFTKAPWQDAQIVPFDGTTIAGFKSAPLHPAQFDPVTKKPREWPLRHTLCRWAAKPLKIAPGSYELRCRTIDANDIAQPMPRPFPKSGKNNIQKMLLEVMA
- a CDS encoding zinc ribbon domain-containing protein, translating into MSEVTAISKFACPACGAEAVWTPSKHALVCPYCGTESPAELKADGTLVEENDLVAMLRAIPDDQRGWAAVRKTVKCQSCHAISVFDEKRVAQNCDFCGSPAILAVDDVGAPIRPGSQLPFKIAQSQVREDIRRWYGSHFWAPNALGQKALTDTLHGLYLPYWTFDAHAECPWEAEAGHYYYTTDSKGNRTRHTRWEYASGHVSTDFDDVLVPASKGVHPNLLEKLQPFPTTTDLLPYDPGYLSGWVVEQYQIDLINAAQDSRGRMDDILRSQCIAQIPGDTHRNLQISPTFSAQTFKHVLLPVWLLTYTYGTKNYQVAVNGATGKITGEYPLSWVKITIAIVIALIIIGIFLAFQD
- a CDS encoding Trx7/PDZ domain-containing (seleno)protein, whose protein sequence is MKAKLHLPAILLALSVSVHAATVKDREGAVRGEKAKMENDTRWNWSDIDGGFRMAKTTGKPLLVVLRCVPCLSCAGIDASVLQEPELVPLLDQFVCVRVINANALDLAKFQFDYDLSFSAIMFNGDGTIYGRYGSWLHQKDPLNKTTASFKKALDATLAIHKDYPANKATLTGKQGGPTPYQTPVEFPTLAAKYPSKLDWEGKVMQSCVHCHMVGDAFRAHYRSQNKPVPVEWIYPQPSTETLGITLATDDIAKVEAVAPDSPAAKAGVQTGDTFTSLNGQPLVSIADVSWVLHRSPDSGSIPAKILRGGKETALILDLPAGWRLKSDIGKRAGTWPMRAMAFGGMKMDDIEDAERGTLGLSKDQMALRIFHVGQYGEHAKAKQAGFQKDDILVEVGDLKQRITESAIIGHLLLHHLPGEKLPAAVMRGGKRVELKLPQQ